One segment of Leptodactylus fuscus isolate aLepFus1 chromosome 7, aLepFus1.hap2, whole genome shotgun sequence DNA contains the following:
- the LOC142214496 gene encoding olfactory receptor 6N2-like, whose protein sequence is MENLNQTNLRYFELLGFVVFENYSPVLFMVFFIIYIFTLIGNMLIIIVVYYNIPLHTPMYFFIANLSCLEIWYVTTTTPKLLTMLVTRNKKISFYWCFAQIYMFHSLGITECNLLAIMAIDRFVAICKPLRYNVIMSTRVCRNLSLMCWITGFLVALIPANLTSQVPFCGRYYVNHYFCDLAPLLTLACGDITFTVTINRFVGGFATMFNLAIVVLMYINIIYSILKIKSNTGRKKAFSTCSSHLTVVTLFYGAACIVYATPKTPHSVAYDKLFALVYAMFTPFLNPIIYSLRNQEVRFGLKRGLSSIQRHINER, encoded by the coding sequence ATGGAAAATCTAAACCAGACAAACCTCAGATACTTTGAACTCCTTGGATTTGTTGTCTTTGAGAACTACAGTCCAGTTCTGTTTATGGTCTTCTTTATTATCTACATTTTCACCCTTATCGGAAACATGTTGATCATTATAGTCGTATATTATAACATTCCTCTTCACACCCCCATGTATTTCTTCATCGCCAACCTGTCCTGTCTTGAGATTTGGTATGTAACTACCACAACCCCCAAGCTTTTGACTATGTTGGTAACCAGAAATAAGAAGATCTCATTCTACTGGTGCTTCGCTCAGATCTACATGTTCCATAGTTTGGGTATCACAGAGTGTAATCTCTTGGCTATTATGGCCATTGACCGATTTGTGGCCATATGTAAACCTCTCAGATACAATGTCATCATGAGCACCAGAGTATGTAGAAACTTAAGTTTGATGTGCTGGATAACTGGATTTTTGGTCGCTCTCATCCCGGCAAATCTTACTTCTCAGGTCCCTTTTTGTGGAAGATATTATGTGAATCATTACTTCTGTGATTTAGCGCCATTGcttactctggcatgtggtgacATCACCTTTACAGTCACCATAAATAGGTTTGTTGGTGGTTTTGCCACAATGTTCAACCTTGCCATTGttgttcttatgtacattaatataatatattctatTCTGAAGATAAAGTCTAATACGGGGCGAAAGAaggccttctccacctgctcctCACACCTGACAGTGGTGACCCTATTCTATGGGGCGGCTTGTATTGTCTATGCTACTCCTAAAACCCCTCATTCAGTAGCGTATGATAAATTATTTGCCCTGGTCTATGCCATGTTCACCCCATTCCTCAACCCGATCATTTATAGTCTGAGGAACCAAGAAGTAAGATTTGGGTTAAAAAGAGGTCTAAGTAGCATACAGAGACATATCAATGAAAGGTAA